In Spirosoma sp. KUDC1026, the sequence CTGCATATCCCGGTGATAGCCCGACGGCAGGTTGCTCATGACGAGCGTTACCTCCATAGGTAACGCTTTTAGCCGGTTTGTCTTAGCGCGCAGCAGTTCCGCTACGTCCGGATTTTTCTTGTGCGGCATGATGCTGCTGCCGGTCGTGAGGGCGTCGGGCAAAACCAGAAAGCCAAAGTTCTGGCTGTTGTACAGGCAGATATCCATCGCCATTCGGGAGATGGTAGCAGCCACGGCGGCCAGGGCCGTCAGGGCGGTCTGCTCCGTTTTTCCCCGGCTCATCTGCGCGTATACGACGTTGACGTGCATGCCTTCAAAACCCAACAATTCGGTGGTCATCGTACGGTTCAGCGGGAACGACGAGCCATACCCCGCGCCCGACCCAAGCGGATTCCGGTTGCTAAGTCGGTAAGCCGTTTGCAGCGTCAGCATGTCGTCGGCCAGGGCTTCGGCGTAGGCACCGAACCAGAGACCAAACGACGATGGCATCGCAATCTGCAAGTGCGTGTAGCCCGGTAGCAGATCATCTTTGTGTTGTTCGGAGCGGCTGATGAGCTGGTCAAATACCTGCCGGACGGCCCCCGCTACCTGCCAGAGCCGGTCGCGGGTGAAGAGTTTCAGATCGACCAGTACCTGATCGTTCCGGGACCGACCGGAGTGAATCTTCTTACCTGTATCGCCCAGTGCCCGGGTCAGCATTAATTCAACCTGTGAGTGAACGTCTTCAACGCCGTCTTCAATGGCAAACTGACCATCCTGCGTTTGCTGATAGATCGTTTTAAGTTCAGCCTGCAAGGCCGTCAGTTCGTCGCGGGTAAGCAGACCAATGGTTTCGAGCATCTGCGCGTGCGCCAGATTGCCCAGTACGTCGAACTGCGCCAGGTACTGATCCATCTCGCGGTCGCGCCCGACGGTAAAACGTTCAATTTGTTCAGACGTCGTAACGCCTTCTTTCTGCCAGAGTTTCAAAGTGAAAGAGTTAATGAGCGAACGAGCGAATCTAGGTGGTCACTCCGCCCCGGCGGCTCAGTTTCGCTCTTTGTTTGCGCAAAGGTCGTAAAGAAATTTATGTATGGCTCAATGAATCCACGCCTGAATCCAATGGGGTGCTCAGACGTGGCCCCAGCCGCCAGAAGCCCAGCGCTGCTACCAGGCTAATGACCGCAACGACCAGCCAGTGCAACTGGAAGCCCAGGTTGGCGACCAGCTGAGCGCCCAGCATAGGGGCCAACGTCTGCGCCAGCGCCCCCGCCATTGCGTACAGCGCCAGGTATTTCCCGCGCGTTGCTGGCTGGGATCGCTCCACGGTAAACGACTGAAAAAAGGGCATGACCAGCATCTCGCTGAACGTAATCCCCAGCGTAAACAGCAGTGCGTTCACCCAGGTAGCCGGGAGTGTGAGTAGTGTGTACGAAACCGTGGCCAGCAGAATGCCGGCGATGATCAGCCGGATTTTTGGAAAGTTCCTGCGTTCCAGCGTGTAGACCAGCGCCATTTCGACGCAGACGATGATAACCCCGTTCATAGAAATCAGCAGGCCGATCTGACTTTCCGACAGGTGCACGGCTTCTTTCAGATAAAGCGGGATAATAGAAAACAGCTGCATAAAGACGATAAAATACAACGTAGCGAGTACCGCAAAGATGACAAAGGGTGTATCACGGTACGGCGACATAAACCGTTCTGTATCAATCGAGGAAGTAAGCGCAGCCAGCCCGTCATTTGTTGCCTGGCTCCGGGGCGGTTGCAGCGCCAGCCACAAAAACAGGCCGGCAAGCAGGCAAGTCAGGCCATCGGTCCAGAAGAGCAGGCTGTACTGGATGCCCGCAATCCAGCCACCCAAGCCCCCGCCAATAGCCCAGCCGAGATTGATTGCCAGCCGATTCAGCGAAAAGGCACGGGTGCGGTTTTCCGGAATGGAATAATGGGCAATAGCCGCCTGATTGGCGGGGCGGAATGACTCGCCAAAGAGGGTGAACACAAAAACGCTTCCGCAGAGGGCATAAAAATGGGTGACGAATTGCAGAAAAAGCAGGAACGCCCCGCTAAACACGAGGCTAAGTAACTGAACGTAATAGAACCCAAACCGGTCCACCAGTTGACCACCCAGAAACGTACCTAAAAAAGCACCAACGCCGAATACCGCCATAACGATACCCGCGTCGGCCACGCTATAGTGCAGATGCTGCGTTAGATAGAGCGTTAGGTAGGGAAGTACCATCGTACCACAGCGGTTGACGAGCATGACGCCCGCCAGCAACCAGACCGACGGTGATAAGCCCCGGTAAGCATCCCGGTAGAGGTGAATAGTACGCTGGAACATACCGCAAAGGTATGGCGCATGATACCAATAATCAGGAGCAAGTTAGGAGAGTAATGGATATAGGTAGAATCCGGTTTAAGAAGCACCGAATGGTACTACCATCAGCCACGTCGTCGGCCCGGATCGGCGTCTTCGCCGGGTTGGACAAAGATCTTCTTGTCGGAGATCAGCGCCCGGTGTTCTTCCAGGAATGCTTTAAACAGGCGAATTTCTTCCAGCTGCTTCTCGATGGGATGGGTCAAGGAGTAGCTCTCTACGTACACGTCCGAAAAGTCGGTGATGACGTATTCCATCAGCTTGATGCCCTTCCGTTTGAGCGCGTGCAAATACAAATTCTGGTGGTTGTTCACGAAGCGGCCCGGCTGGTATGATCCCGTTGTTTTCAGGTCGACCGCCTTGAATGAACCGATCAGATCCACGTAGCCGTAAAAGAGTACGTCGTCGATCTGCCATTGACAAAACACCTGGGTATCAACGATAGGACGGGGAAGGAGTTTCCTGACTTTTTTCAAAATATCGGGATTGAACCGTTCCTCATCCGTGCCTTTAATCACGGCTTCCTCAAACGAAGTCCCGCGTTCCTGGGCGGCTGTAGTGGGCGTTGGCACCCGGTTAATGCTGTCGATCAGTTGCTGAATGGACAGATTGCCACCGGTGAGGTAACGGGAAAAGGTGTTGAGCAGGGAAGGGTAGAAACGATAATTGACCATACAAGCAGAACCGATAATCGGCTGGAGTATCAACCGCCAGCTGCTGATTTAGTTTTTGACGACAAGCAGCACCCCCGCCATAATAAACGCCAGGCCCAGCAGTCGCCAGCCGTTGGCGGGGTGCAGTGAGAAACCGAGCCAGCCGTAATGGTCCAAGACAACGGCCGCCACTAACTGACCGGCAACGCTCAGGCTGACCAGGTTGGCCGTACCAATTTTAGGGACGCTGATGATGACCGTCGTTACGTAGATTGCTCCGATCACCCCACCCGTCCATTTCCACCACTCCGTTTGCCGGATAAGCGTCGGCGAAGGCAAGCCCCCGCGGAGGGCCAGCAACACTAAGACCAGGGACATAAATCCTGTACCGAACGAGATGGCTGCTGCCAATACGGGGTTTGCCATTGCCTGGCGCAGGTTGGCATTGACGCCCGCCTGAATGGTTACGGCCAGGCCCGTCAGAAAGGCCAGAAGAAGATAAACGTAAGTCATGAATAATGAGGTTGCCGAACAAAACGCAGCGCGAAGGTACAGCCGACAACTGAAGAAATTAGTGTCCGACCCGGGCGCGTTCGAACGAGGGGCATTCCGGCTGCCGCGTGTCCGGCCGCTTAATTTCTGCTTAAAATCCGAAAGGGGATAAACCTTTCAGTTCAGTAGCAGTATAGACTACAGGTATTTATGCCAGCGGGCTGCGTTGATCGGCCCGGTCAACGGCAGGAATACGTCGTCTTTTTATCGGTTGCTCCTGTTGCATGAAAGCTAAACTACTCAACGAAGATCAGCAGAAAACCTACGCCCTGATTTTTGATAAAGGTGATGAAGTTATGGCAGGTTTACGGCAGTTTGCCAGTGACAATCACTTATCGGCCAGTCAGTTTACCGCCATCGGTGGTTTCAGCGATGTAGTACTGGGGTTTTATGACGTAGCTCTCAAAGATTACAAAAAGATACCTGTTGGCGAACAGGTCGAAGTGCTGACACTGGCCGGAGATATTACGCTCAAGCCAGACGGTGACGTTCAGGTGCACGCCCACGCGGTGATCGGGATGTCGGACGGAATGGCCCGGGGAGGACACCTGCTGTCGGCGACCGTGTTTCCAACGCTGGAAGTTGTCCTGACTGAATCGCCTGCTCATCTGCGCCGGCAAGTTGACGAGGAAACGGGTATTGCCCTCATCCGTCTGTAAGTCGCGCTGTTTCAAGTGTATCACGATGATCCTCCCTGATGATAACCCTACTGGCATTTCCTTCCATCTTTTCATCGGCATCGCGTGAAGCAGACGCTATTCAGCGACTGACAATCTACTTTGTGGTAGTGGCATTGGCCATTCTGCTGGTGGTGGTTGGCCTGCTGATTTACATCGTTATTCGATTCCGGGCGAAACCCGGTGATGATCGTCAGCCCAGGCAGTTTACGGGAAACAAAACCGTCGAATCGATCATGATTGGCGTGCCGACTTTGTTGGTCATCATCTTTTTTGTTTTGTCGGCCAAAGCCATGAAAGCGATCCTGCCACCGCCTAACGGACACCAGCCTGACATCGTGATCCGCGGCCATCAGTTCTGGTGGGAAGCCGAATACCCCGGTACAAAAGCCCTCGTAGCGAACGAAATTCACCTGCCCGTTGGGCGACCGCTATTACTGCACATAGAAGCCAAAGACGTTATTCACGACTGGTGGGTGCCCGAATTGGGGACCAAGATGGATGCCGTGCCGGGCAGAACCAACCACCTCTGGCTGAACATCGAGAAACCCGGCATCTACGAAGGAGCCTGCAGCGAATTTTGTGGCGCGCAGCATGCCTGGATGCGCATTTGGGTGATCGCTCAACCCGAAGCAGAGTACCGGCAATGGCTGGCTGACTACCAACGGCCGGCCGTGACCCCTACCACCGAATCGGCGCTGACCGGCGCGAAGTTTTTTAATCGGCATGCCTGCGTGAACTGCCACCGAATCCAGGGAACGGCGGCCAACGGGCAGGGGGGACCCGACCTGACGCACTTTGCGAGCCGGAAAACGATGCTGTCCGGCATGATGCCCAACACGCGCGAAAACCTGCGTAAATGGCTGGATAACCCACAGCACGTAAAACCCGGTGCCCTGATGCCCCGGTTCGTGTTCCCGAAGGATAGCATCAACGTACTGGTAGACTATTTATCGACGCTGAAATGATAACAGATATCGAAGTCCCCGAACCGCTGTCTCCGCTGCCCGGTACCAACATCGATACCGATCAGGGGCTTTTGCAGTGGATTTCGTCGGTCGATCATAAACAGCTGGGGATCATGTATTTGCTGATGGCGTTGTTCTACCTGCTGGTGGGGGGCGCGATGGCCCTGCTGATGCGGATTCAGTTAATGGTACCGGAAAACCACTTTCTGGGAGCCATCGCCTATAATCAGCTGTTTACGATGCACGGTACGACGATGATTTTCTTCGTGCTGACCCCCGCAATTCTAGGCTTTTCGGTCTATCTGACACCCCTGATGATTGGCGCCAACGAAATGGCGTTTCCCCGGTTAAATGCCTTCGGGCTATGGATTTCCTTTTTTGGTGGTATCGTACTGTATTTCAGCTATCTGGCCGGTGGCGCCCCCGACACCGGCTGGTTCAATTACGCGCCACTAAACCAGGCCCAGTTCTCAAAAACACCGGGTGTCGATTATTACTGCATTGGTCTACTGCTGACGGGAATAGGCACCGTAGCTACGGCGGCAAACCTGATCGTAACGGTCATTACGTTACGTGCGGAGGGCATGAAATATAAATACCTGCCCGTGTTCGTCTGGATGGTCTTCATCAACAGCTTTCTGATTCTGGCGGCTTTCCCGTCGCTCAACGCGGCCCTGGTCATGCTGCTCATCGACCGCCAATTGGATGGTCACTTTTTCAACGTCAATACCGGCGGATCGGCCTTGCTTTGGCAGCATCTGTTCTGGCTGTTTGGCCACCCGGAAGTGTATATTGTGATACTACCACCGTTCGGCATTTTGTCCGAGGTAATTCAGGTCTACTCCCGAAAGCCCATTTTCGGCTACCCTTTCGTGGTTGGGTCCGGGATAGCGATTTCGCTGCTGGCCTTCGGCGTATGGATACACCATATGTTTGCCACGGGCATGGGAAACACCGTCAATAGTTTCTTTGCTGCCAGCAGTATGCTGATTGGCATACCGACCGGCGTGAAAATCTTCAACTGGCTGGGTACCATGTACGGTGGGTCCATTCGCTTCACTACGTCCATGCTGTTTGCGACGGCTTTTCTGGTCGAGTTTACCATCGGCGGATTGAGTGGCGTATCGTTCGCGATCGTGCCCATCGACTGGCAGCTGACGGATACGTACTACGTCGTAGCGCACCTGCACTACGTCTTCCTGGGTGGGAGTCTGTTCGGGTTGTTTGCCGGGCTGTTCTACTGGTTTCCCAAAATGACAGGCCGGATGATTGACGAGCGGCTGGGGAAATGGTTTTTCTGGCTGTTCGTTCTTGGTTTCAATCTGACTTTTTTTGTGCAGCATATTCTGGGTGCCATCGGGATGCCCCGGCGGGTGCATACCTACCCGGACCTCCCCGGTTTCGAGCCACTGAACATGATCTCAAGTATTGGCGCGCTGCTGATGGGCCTGTCCATGATGCCGTTTCTGTATCTGATGTACACTGCCTTTAAGGGAGGGAAACGCGCGCCGGATAATCCCTGGGATGGGTACACGCTGGAGTGGCTGGCGACCTCGCCCCCGCAGCTGAAAAGCTTTTCGAACATACCACCCATCATGAGTTTCCGGCCACTGCACGATCTGAACCATCCCGAGATCGGCGATCACAAAACAACAGAAGACGATAAGTATGGAACCAAAGATGATGACGTGGTTAGTGGTCGGGACTGAGACCATTTTCTTCCTGGCGCTGATAATGGGCTTTATCTATTTCGCCTATTACCCTGGTTTTGACCCTAAATCGGTGGGGTTGCTGGAACCGGTGCAAACTGGTGCGTTCACCGCTTTGCTGTTGGCGAGTAGCCTGACGTACTGGCGGGTAGAAGTAAACTTTAAGCAGGGAAAACAGAAGCCATTACGTATCTGGCTGATCATTACGCTGGCGCTGGGCGCTACGTTTCTGGCCGGACAGTTAATGGAGTATAAACATCTGTTTGACCAGCAGTTGGTAATCAGCCAGGGAACATTTGCCACCGGGTTCTTTACCCTGACGGGTTTTCACGGGCTACACGTATTGATCGGACTGATCTGCCTGCTGGTGGTGCTGTGTCTGGCTTTTCTGGGTGATTTCGAAAATTCGGATTCGTCGCTGATTCAGGCCGTGGGTATCTACTGGCATTTTGTGGATGTGGTCTGGATCATTGTTTTTGCGCTGGTATACATTCTGCCTCAATTTATAAACCTGCACGGCCATGTCAGCACTCCTTAGCTTCTGGTCCATCGACTGGTTTAGTCTGGCGTTGCTGACTGGACTGGCACTGCTGTACGGGTATGCAGCGCGCTGGCAGCGCCAACCGGGCGTTGGCTGGTACGTAGCCGGCCTGGTCGTGGTGGGGTTGGTGCAGACATCTCCCTTATACGTCCTGGGGGCGCATTATCTGCTTAGTGCGCACATGATGGGGCACATGCTGTTGCTGCTGATTGCCGCTCCATTACTGGTGCTGGGACTGCCGAAGCAATCATCCGGTAAAGGGGGATTCCTGGTGAAAAAACTGTCTGTTTTTTTCGTCCGTCGGCCCTGGATGGGTTGGCTTCTGGGCGTTGGCATCATGTGGTTCTGGCATATTCCCTCGGTTTACGATGCTACCGTTGCTCATGACTACAGCACGGCACTGGGCGACATAGCGTCTATTCCGATATGCCGGGGGGGCGGTTCGTCGGCGGGGATGCTGGCGAACCTGGCGCACATTCTGCATCCGATTAGTCTGCTGCTGGCAGGGGGCTGCTTTGCCTGGCCGTTAATTGGCCCTTTCCCCGAACAGCGAATTCATCCCATGGTGGGAATTGCCTACCTGGCTTCGGCATGTCTGGGCTGCTCGTTGATGGGTATGTTAATCACCTTCGCGCCGGTTGGTGTCTACCAGACGTACGTAGGCGCCGACTATTACGGGCTGCTGAGACAGATACACGAGGACTGGGGGTTCGACCGGGCCACCGACCAGCAGACGGCCGGTCTGTTAATGTGGGTGCCGGGTTGTCTGATCTATCTGACGGGAGCGCTGTATCTGTTCACTAACTGGCTGACCGTAGCTGATAAACCTGTAGGCCCATTGCTATGGAACGAGGAGAAATGAACGGGGACGAGAAAAAAGAATACCTGATCAACCGGGACAACTGGACAAAAGCCCGGCCACAGCACATCCCACGTCCAACGTACTGGCCCTTTTTTCTGGCCATGGGGTTGGCTTTTGCGGTATGGGGGTTACTAACGAGCTGGCTCATCGGTGTGGCGGGACTGGTGGTAATGATGATAGCTCTGGTGGGCTGGATAAACGAACTGCGACATGAGTCAGGAAGAAAACAAAACTAAGGAAGAAAGCCGACGGGATTTTATGATGAAGGTAAGCCTGGGTCTGGGTGGGGTTGCCGCACTGGCGGTGAGCGTACCGGTCGTTGGTGCGTTGGTCGCTCCGTTGCTTGAAAATAAACCAGAGGTCTGGCGTACGGTGGGTAAACCCGACGATTTTCCGGTGGGTGAAACCCAGCTTGTCCGCTTCGAAAACGCCGACCCGAAAGCCTGGGCGGGCATGACGGCCCGAACGGCGGCCTGGCTTCGGCACGATACAGAAGGTCACTTTATTGCTTTCTCGGTAAACTGCACGCATCTGGGATGCCCCGTCCGGTGGGAGGCCGACGCCGAATTATTTATGTGCCCTTGTCACGGTGGCGTGTATTACCGCGATGGCTCGGTCGCATCCGGGCCACCGCCCAAGGAACTGCAACGCTACGCCGTTCGGGTAGAACAGGGGCAGGTTCAGATCGGGACGGGGCCGATCCCCATTACCAATTTTGGCGACGAGCAGGCTTCATGAGCGTACTACAAAACATCGGGAACTGGCTGGACGATCGGCTGGGCTGGTCGGAGAATATCATGCCGCTCATCAAACACCCTGTTCCGCCGGGTGCCAAATGGGCATATGTGTTTGGTAGCGCTACGTTGTTCTGTTTTATCCTTCAGGTCGTCACCGGTATTGGCCTGTCACTGCTGTACCAGCCGTCGTCGGCGGATGCGTTTGAGTCACTGAAATTCATTACCAACCAGGCCACGTTCGGACGGGTGCTGCGGGGGATTCATTTCTTCGGTGCGTCGGGAATGGTGATTATGGTCGGTATTCACATGATTCGGGTGTATATCATGGCGGCTTATAAATACCCACGTGAAATGAGTTGGATCAGCGGTGTCTTCCTGTTTTTCCTGACCATCATCATGGGCTTTACGGGACAGTTGCTACGCTGGGATTCCAACGGAGTCTGGTCATCGGTGGTGGCAGCTCAGAACCTGGGTCGCGTACCGCTGATTGGTACCGGCCTGGCGCGGCTCCTGCTGGGGGGCGATACCATTGGCGCCCAGACGCTGAGCCGTTTTTTCGCCTACCATGTCTTCCTGTTTCCGGCGCTCATTTTCCTGTTTGTCGGCGTCCATTTGTACCTGGTATTTTATCACGGTATCTCAGAGCCGCCCAAAGCAGGTCAATTGGTTGATCCCAAAACGTACCGGGCCTGGTACAACGACATGCTGAAGCGGGTGGGCGTTCCGTTCTGGCCGGATGCAGCCTGGCGCGATGCGCTTTTTGGGGCGCTGGTTATTCTGGCGATTGTTGGACTAGCGGTCTTTGTCGGTCCACCCGAGTTGACCCAGCCGCCCGATCCGTCAATTATCAATACGTCACCTGCACCAGACTGGTACATGCTACCTGTCTTTGCCCTGTTCGCACTGGTACCTCCAGCAACCGAATCGTACCTGATTTTTCTGGGACCGGTTCTGATGGTCGTAGCCTTATTAGCCCTGCCCTTCGTGTCCAATAAAGGCGAGCGAAGTCCCATCCGACGGCCCTGGGCGGTGTTTGGGGTAGCCTGCGTAATTGTGTTTATGGGAGCTTTGTTGTACGTAGGCGAACGGGAGCCCTGGTCCCCGCATTTCGATACCAAACCGCTGGCGCAGGTGATCAACTACGCCAACCCGAAACTTAAACAGGGCGCAATCTTATTCCACGATAAGGGATGTCAGTATTGTCACGAAGTTGGCGGGCAGGGCGGCATTACCGGACCGAGCCTGACGCATATTGGCCGTACCTGGACGACCGATCAGATTAAAGTGCAGATTGTGAACGGAGCAACGGGCATGCCCGCTTACGGGGGCATGCTTTCCAACAAGGAACTAACGGATCTGGTTAACTTTCTCCATGCTCAGCAATGAGCCATGTGCTCAGGCTCCGATAAACTGACGTAACGTTTGTTCTGGACCATCGGTCATGAGCGCGTGCAGGTAGGTTGTTACGGCATCGGCAAAACCAGGTAGTGCGGTCAGATCGTCCTGCCAGATTGCGCTGTCGGATAAAACGCTGGTCACGAACGTCTGTTCCGATTTAGCGTCATCCTCCAGGATCGTTTTCCAGTCGCCGTAGAAATAGCCTGCCTTATCGTCGCGAATGGGGTAGGTCAGTATGCCACCGCCCACCGAAATTTCGCCGAGGAATTGACCCTCTTCTTCGCGAACGGCTTTCATGAATAACAGATAAGCCGCGAAGCCCAGCGCCATGTGTTTGGGAACGGCGTTAAATTGCTGGTAATAGCGTTGCAGGGTAGCAACGTTACGTGCCTGCATTTTGGTGGTTTGCTGCAGCGAAATGTTCAGCAGCAGGTGGTCGAGGTAAGGGTTCCGGAAGCGGTCCAGTACGTCGTTTGCGAACTGGATAACGGCCCGCTCATCCATACCCGGTATGCCGTAATTCGGTACAGTAGGTACGATTTCATTCAGCATCATCCGCTCGATGAACTGGCTCATGGTAGGGTGCGACATCTCGTCGGCCACCGTTTCTAGACCCAGCAAGTAGCCCAGCGGAGTAGCCAGGGTATGCGTACCATTCAGCACACGCAGCTTTCGCTCCCGGTAAAAATTGATGTCTTCATCGATGATAATCTGAGGTGTTGACGCGTCGGCGAACGAGAGCGTTTGACGCACCCGGTCGTCGCCTTCGATAGCCCACAGATGGTAGGGCTCGGTGAAGGTCAGCAGGTCATCTTCGTAACCCAGTTCTGCCTGCAGGGCTTGTTTGGCGTCTTCGGTAGGGCGGGTTACAATACGATCAACCAGCGAGTTACAGAATCGAACGTGAAATTTGAGCCATTTCGTGAACAGCTTGCCCAGCTCGTTGTACTGCGCGAGCTGTTCGACGGCCAGCCGTAATTTCAGACCATTATCGGTGACCAGTTCGGTTGGAATAACAACCAGCCCTTTGGCTCTCGAGCCGCCCACACTCCGGAAACGTTCGTACAGAAACGCCGTCAGTTTAGCCGGAAACGACTGCGGAGGCCGCTGAAAAATATTCTCTTCGGTATAATTCAGACCAACCTCGGTCGTGTTCGAAATAATGATCTGAAGATTCGGGTTCCGGGCAATCAGCAACACTTCGTCCCATTGTGTCTGAGCGGCCAGTACCCGGCTAATGGCCGATACAACCTTAGTTTCCGCTACGTCCTTTCCCTGCTGAACGCCCCGTACAGCAACCGTGTACAGGTTGTCCTGCTGCGCAAATTCATCCGTCTGGCTATCGGTCGATT encodes:
- the coxB gene encoding cytochrome c oxidase subunit II, with the protein product MITLLAFPSIFSSASREADAIQRLTIYFVVVALAILLVVVGLLIYIVIRFRAKPGDDRQPRQFTGNKTVESIMIGVPTLLVIIFFVLSAKAMKAILPPPNGHQPDIVIRGHQFWWEAEYPGTKALVANEIHLPVGRPLLLHIEAKDVIHDWWVPELGTKMDAVPGRTNHLWLNIEKPGIYEGACSEFCGAQHAWMRIWVIAQPEAEYRQWLADYQRPAVTPTTESALTGAKFFNRHACVNCHRIQGTAANGQGGPDLTHFASRKTMLSGMMPNTRENLRKWLDNPQHVKPGALMPRFVFPKDSINVLVDYLSTLK
- a CDS encoding heme-copper oxidase subunit III, which encodes MMTWLVVGTETIFFLALIMGFIYFAYYPGFDPKSVGLLEPVQTGAFTALLLASSLTYWRVEVNFKQGKQKPLRIWLIITLALGATFLAGQLMEYKHLFDQQLVISQGTFATGFFTLTGFHGLHVLIGLICLLVVLCLAFLGDFENSDSSLIQAVGIYWHFVDVVWIIVFALVYILPQFINLHGHVSTP
- a CDS encoding DMT family transporter, which produces MTYVYLLLAFLTGLAVTIQAGVNANLRQAMANPVLAAAISFGTGFMSLVLVLLALRGGLPSPTLIRQTEWWKWTGGVIGAIYVTTVIISVPKIGTANLVSLSVAGQLVAAVVLDHYGWLGFSLHPANGWRLLGLAFIMAGVLLVVKN
- a CDS encoding cytochrome c oxidase assembly protein, with the protein product MSALLSFWSIDWFSLALLTGLALLYGYAARWQRQPGVGWYVAGLVVVGLVQTSPLYVLGAHYLLSAHMMGHMLLLLIAAPLLVLGLPKQSSGKGGFLVKKLSVFFVRRPWMGWLLGVGIMWFWHIPSVYDATVAHDYSTALGDIASIPICRGGGSSAGMLANLAHILHPISLLLAGGCFAWPLIGPFPEQRIHPMVGIAYLASACLGCSLMGMLITFAPVGVYQTYVGADYYGLLRQIHEDWGFDRATDQQTAGLLMWVPGCLIYLTGALYLFTNWLTVADKPVGPLLWNEEK
- a CDS encoding PPC domain-containing DNA-binding protein, yielding MKAKLLNEDQQKTYALIFDKGDEVMAGLRQFASDNHLSASQFTAIGGFSDVVLGFYDVALKDYKKIPVGEQVEVLTLAGDITLKPDGDVQVHAHAVIGMSDGMARGGHLLSATVFPTLEVVLTESPAHLRRQVDEETGIALIRL
- a CDS encoding MFS transporter; its protein translation is MFQRTIHLYRDAYRGLSPSVWLLAGVMLVNRCGTMVLPYLTLYLTQHLHYSVADAGIVMAVFGVGAFLGTFLGGQLVDRFGFYYVQLLSLVFSGAFLLFLQFVTHFYALCGSVFVFTLFGESFRPANQAAIAHYSIPENRTRAFSLNRLAINLGWAIGGGLGGWIAGIQYSLLFWTDGLTCLLAGLFLWLALQPPRSQATNDGLAALTSSIDTERFMSPYRDTPFVIFAVLATLYFIVFMQLFSIIPLYLKEAVHLSESQIGLLISMNGVIIVCVEMALVYTLERRNFPKIRLIIAGILLATVSYTLLTLPATWVNALLFTLGITFSEMLVMPFFQSFTVERSQPATRGKYLALYAMAGALAQTLAPMLGAQLVANLGFQLHWLVVAVISLVAALGFWRLGPRLSTPLDSGVDSLSHT
- a CDS encoding cytochrome b N-terminal domain-containing protein; translation: MSVLQNIGNWLDDRLGWSENIMPLIKHPVPPGAKWAYVFGSATLFCFILQVVTGIGLSLLYQPSSADAFESLKFITNQATFGRVLRGIHFFGASGMVIMVGIHMIRVYIMAAYKYPREMSWISGVFLFFLTIIMGFTGQLLRWDSNGVWSSVVAAQNLGRVPLIGTGLARLLLGGDTIGAQTLSRFFAYHVFLFPALIFLFVGVHLYLVFYHGISEPPKAGQLVDPKTYRAWYNDMLKRVGVPFWPDAAWRDALFGALVILAIVGLAVFVGPPELTQPPDPSIINTSPAPDWYMLPVFALFALVPPATESYLIFLGPVLMVVALLALPFVSNKGERSPIRRPWAVFGVACVIVFMGALLYVGEREPWSPHFDTKPLAQVINYANPKLKQGAILFHDKGCQYCHEVGGQGGITGPSLTHIGRTWTTDQIKVQIVNGATGMPAYGGMLSNKELTDLVNFLHAQQ
- the argH gene encoding argininosuccinate lyase; the encoded protein is MKLWQKEGVTTSEQIERFTVGRDREMDQYLAQFDVLGNLAHAQMLETIGLLTRDELTALQAELKTIYQQTQDGQFAIEDGVEDVHSQVELMLTRALGDTGKKIHSGRSRNDQVLVDLKLFTRDRLWQVAGAVRQVFDQLISRSEQHKDDLLPGYTHLQIAMPSSFGLWFGAYAEALADDMLTLQTAYRLSNRNPLGSGAGYGSSFPLNRTMTTELLGFEGMHVNVVYAQMSRGKTEQTALTALAAVAATISRMAMDICLYNSQNFGFLVLPDALTTGSSIMPHKKNPDVAELLRAKTNRLKALPMEVTLVMSNLPSGYHRDMQLLKEILMPAFDELLDCLDITNYMLEHLQVKNNLLDDPKYDLLFSVERVNELVLQGVPFREAYQTVGKEIASHTYQPPRTLHHAHEGSIGNLGSDLIVAYMEQAQAGFGAEKAKEAIEKLLG
- a CDS encoding cytochrome c oxidase subunit 4, producing MERGEMNGDEKKEYLINRDNWTKARPQHIPRPTYWPFFLAMGLAFAVWGLLTSWLIGVAGLVVMMIALVGWINELRHESGRKQN
- a CDS encoding ubiquinol-cytochrome c reductase iron-sulfur subunit; translated protein: MSQEENKTKEESRRDFMMKVSLGLGGVAALAVSVPVVGALVAPLLENKPEVWRTVGKPDDFPVGETQLVRFENADPKAWAGMTARTAAWLRHDTEGHFIAFSVNCTHLGCPVRWEADAELFMCPCHGGVYYRDGSVASGPPPKELQRYAVRVEQGQVQIGTGPIPITNFGDEQAS
- the ctaD gene encoding cytochrome c oxidase subunit I, coding for MITDIEVPEPLSPLPGTNIDTDQGLLQWISSVDHKQLGIMYLLMALFYLLVGGAMALLMRIQLMVPENHFLGAIAYNQLFTMHGTTMIFFVLTPAILGFSVYLTPLMIGANEMAFPRLNAFGLWISFFGGIVLYFSYLAGGAPDTGWFNYAPLNQAQFSKTPGVDYYCIGLLLTGIGTVATAANLIVTVITLRAEGMKYKYLPVFVWMVFINSFLILAAFPSLNAALVMLLIDRQLDGHFFNVNTGGSALLWQHLFWLFGHPEVYIVILPPFGILSEVIQVYSRKPIFGYPFVVGSGIAISLLAFGVWIHHMFATGMGNTVNSFFAASSMLIGIPTGVKIFNWLGTMYGGSIRFTTSMLFATAFLVEFTIGGLSGVSFAIVPIDWQLTDTYYVVAHLHYVFLGGSLFGLFAGLFYWFPKMTGRMIDERLGKWFFWLFVLGFNLTFFVQHILGAIGMPRRVHTYPDLPGFEPLNMISSIGALLMGLSMMPFLYLMYTAFKGGKRAPDNPWDGYTLEWLATSPPQLKSFSNIPPIMSFRPLHDLNHPEIGDHKTTEDDKYGTKDDDVVSGRD